One genomic window of Arachis hypogaea cultivar Tifrunner chromosome 8, arahy.Tifrunner.gnm2.J5K5, whole genome shotgun sequence includes the following:
- the LOC112707917 gene encoding adenine phosphoribosyltransferase 5 isoform X1: MFAEENGLKGDPRLQAISQAIRVVPHFPKQGIMFQDITTLLLDHKAFKDTVDIFVDRYRDMHISVVAGVEARGFLFGPSIALGIGAKFVPLRKPRKLPGEVISEKYSLEYGTDCLELHVGAVQPGERAIVIDDLVATGGTLSAAIRLLERSGAEVVECACVIGVPDVKGHCRLIGKPLYVLVEPREVDKCSRGSTCVNTKSFDCVSHQGWGG; the protein is encoded by the exons ATGTTCGCTGAAGAGAATGGTCTCAAGGGTGACCCAAGGCTTCAAGCCATTTCTCAAGCCATCAGAGTCGTTCCTCACTTCCCCAAGCAag GAATAATGTTTCAGGACATAACGACATTGTTGTTGGATCACAAGGCGTTTAAGGACACGGTCGACATTTTTGTCGATCGTTACAGAGACATGCACATTTCCGTTGTTGCCG GAGTGGAAGCTAGGGGATTCTTGTTTGGTCCCTCAATTGCATTGGGGATTGGTGCAAAATTTGTTCCTTTACGCAAACCAAGGAAGCTGCCAG GCGAAGTAATATCAGAAAAGTATTCTCTAGAATACGGAACTGATTGTTTGGAGTTACATGTTGGTGCTGTCCAGCCGGGTGAACGAGCCATAGTTATCGATGACTTGGTGGCCACAGGTGGAACTCTCTCGGCAGCAATAAGACTTCTAG AACGTTCTGGTGCTGAAGTAGTGGAATGTGCTTGTGTGATCGGTGTGCCGGATGTTAAG GGACACTGTAGGCTTATCGGAAAACCACTCTACGTCCTCGTTGAGCCACGTGAAGTAGATAAATGTTCCAG AGGTAGTACATGCGTAAATACCAAGTCATTCGATTGCGTGTCACATCaaggttggggtggataa
- the LOC112707917 gene encoding adenine phosphoribosyltransferase 5 isoform X2 has product MFAEENGLKGDPRLQAISQAIRVVPHFPKQGIMFQDITTLLLDHKAFKDTVDIFVDRYRDMHISVVAGVEARGFLFGPSIALGIGAKFVPLRKPRKLPGEVISEKYSLEYGTDCLELHVGAVQPGERAIVIDDLVATGGTLSAAIRLLERSGAEVVECACVIGVPDVKGHCRLIGKPLYVLVEPREVDKCSRCEVDSSFG; this is encoded by the exons ATGTTCGCTGAAGAGAATGGTCTCAAGGGTGACCCAAGGCTTCAAGCCATTTCTCAAGCCATCAGAGTCGTTCCTCACTTCCCCAAGCAag GAATAATGTTTCAGGACATAACGACATTGTTGTTGGATCACAAGGCGTTTAAGGACACGGTCGACATTTTTGTCGATCGTTACAGAGACATGCACATTTCCGTTGTTGCCG GAGTGGAAGCTAGGGGATTCTTGTTTGGTCCCTCAATTGCATTGGGGATTGGTGCAAAATTTGTTCCTTTACGCAAACCAAGGAAGCTGCCAG GCGAAGTAATATCAGAAAAGTATTCTCTAGAATACGGAACTGATTGTTTGGAGTTACATGTTGGTGCTGTCCAGCCGGGTGAACGAGCCATAGTTATCGATGACTTGGTGGCCACAGGTGGAACTCTCTCGGCAGCAATAAGACTTCTAG AACGTTCTGGTGCTGAAGTAGTGGAATGTGCTTGTGTGATCGGTGTGCCGGATGTTAAG GGACACTGTAGGCTTATCGGAAAACCACTCTACGTCCTCGTTGAGCCACGTGAAGTAGATAAATGTTCCAG ATGTGAAGTTGATTCCTCCTTTGGCTAA
- the LOC112707916 gene encoding PX domain-containing protein EREL1 isoform X3 yields the protein MRLKSRALLEERKSSLEEWITKLLSDIDISRCAAVASFLELEAAARSSFQDASQQSSESDPDSNNRAYSVQSPPHSSLSFAAGSSSIASDYGSDTAYEPSELGTPRIGRDDNSEGGTDDLTVDEEITNPMEKLMKYGISNIDEGLFMGQTILEQLEGLPRHKVNARHVNYVTEKEKNNGNSYNASHLANNSMELFSETEHATVINHTRKLSSESIGSDGSSIRGSDMSNSGIRNSSGDGSHDVPGGAMVSRPTDIMGRAQSQSSGDGQIVLPLDQRNKLNRILLTMQRRLVSAKTDMEDLIVRLNQEIAAKDFLTTKVKDLEVELETTKQKSKENLQQAILIERERFTQMQWDMEELRRKSLEMEMKLKSESGGNSSENLSKDAVVQQKDVLLQNLNAAKEQLEILSKQYGELEVKSKADVKILVKEVKSLRNTQKELKKELSESVKEKCETEKLIQQERERREQTETAWRELLQKSRLLFNQLQECDVNLPSEDEDRATMKSSSSSETFNQLAASDGQIDFLIREVENLGKDYGSGASSVDKTNKIKDGILCDDEVRKIIADLFMDNVRLRKQTNRITRQAFKLDMKENDASPTKNVTSI from the exons ATGCGATTGAAAAGCCGGGCTTTGTTGGAAGAG AGAAAGTCCTCATTGGAGGAGTGGATCACCAAACTTTTGTCTGACATTGATATATCAAGGTGCGCTGCGGTGGCATCATTTCTTGAACTAGAAGCTGCTGCTAGATCCT CTTTCCAAGATGCAAGCCAGCAGAGCTCTGAATCAGATCCTGATTCCAATAACAGAGCTTATTCAGTTCAATCACCTCCCCATTCAAGCCTATCATTTGCTGCTGGAAGTTCATCTATTGCCTCTGATTATGGTAGTGATACGGCATATGAGCCATCTGAACTAGGAACTCCAAGAATTGGACGGGATGACAATTCTGAAGGCGGCACAGATGATCTAACAGTAGATGAAGAGATCACAAATCCAATGGAAAAGCTTATGAAATACGGTATATCAAATATTGATGAGGGTTTGTTCATGGGTCAGACTATTCTAGAGCAATTGGAAGGCCTTCCTAGGCATAAAGTAAATGCCAGACATGTCAATTATGTTACAGAGAAGGAAAAGAATAATGGTAATTCTTATAATGCTTCACATTTAGCTAATAATTCTATGGAGCTTTTCTCTGAGACTGAGCATGCTACTGTTATCAATCACACTCGCAAGCTTTCATCTGAGAGTATTGGGAGTGATGGTAGCTCAATACGAGGTAGTGATATGTCTAATTCTGGAATTCGAAATTCATCTGGTGATGGTTCTCATGACGTTCCTGGAGGTGCTATGGTTTCAAGACCAACAGATATTATGGGCCGTGCACAATCACAGTCTTCTGGTGATGGTCAAATAGTCCTTCCACTAGATCAACGCAATAAATTGAACAGGATTCTTTTAACCATGCAGCGAAGGCTAGTCAGTGCAAAAACTGATATGGAGGACCTTATAGTCAGATTAAATCAAGAGATAGCTGCAAAGGATTTCCTCACAACGAAG GTCAAGGATTTGGAAGTAGAACTTGAAACCACCAAACAGAAAAGTAAGGAGAACTTGCAGCAGGCTATTCTGATTGAGAGGGAAAGGTTTACGCAAATGCAGTGGGATATGGAGGAACTCCGGCGGAAGTCACTCGAAATGGAGATGAAACTGAAGTCCGAATCG GGTGGAAATTCAAGTGAGAATTTATCAAAGGATGCAGTTGTTCAGCAGAAAGATGTACTGTTGCAGAATTTAAATGCTGCTAAAGAGCAGCTGGAAATTTTGTCAAAACAGTATGGGGAGCTAGAAGTAAAATCAAAAGCAGATGTTAAGATTCTGGTTAAAGAGGTCAAATCTCTACGGAATACCCAAAAGGAGTTGAAGAAGGAGCTTAGTGAGTCAGTAAAGGAAAAGTGTGAAACTGAG AAACTTATTCAACAagaaagagagaggagggagcAGACAGAAACTGCTTGGCGAGAGCTGCTGCAAAAATCCCGGCTTCTTTTCAACCAGCTTCAAGAGTGCGATGTCAATCTTCCTAGCGAAGATGAAGATAGGGCAACAATGAAGAGTTCATCATCAAGTGAGACTTTTAATCAGTTAGCAGCATCTGATGGCCAAATTGACTTCCTAATACGAGAG GTAGAAAACTTAGGGAAGGACTACGGAAGTGGTGCTTCTAGTGTAGATAAAACCAATAAAATTAAAGATGGTATACTCTGTGATGATGAAGTGAGAAAGATCATTGCAGATTTGTTCATGGACAATGTTAGATTGAGAAAACAGACAAACCGCATTACAAGGCAAGCTTTCAAATTGGACATGAAAGAAAATGATGCTTCTCCTACGAAAAATGTAACAAGTATTTAG
- the LOC112707916 gene encoding PX domain-containing protein EREL1 isoform X2 has product MMQRRSPPKHRHDGTSPLPLGMDWSPAPRKWNGRDTVWPHNHRTGWSYCVTIPSWVFIPKSKNSDPIVVKKEFPRKNIPPAPPKGLMRLKSRALLEERKSSLEEWITKLLSDIDISRCAAVASFLELEAAARSSFQDASQQSSESDPDSNNRAYSVQSPPHSSLSFAAGSSSIASDYGSDTAYEPSELGTPRIGRDDNSEGGTDDLTVDEEITNPMEKLMKYGISNIDEGLFMGQTILEQLEGLPRHKVNARHVNYVTEKEKNNGNSYNASHLANNSMELFSETEHATVINHTRKLSSESIGSDGSSIRGSDMSNSGIRNSSGDGSHDVPGGAMVSRPTDIMGRAQSQSSGDGQIVLPLDQRNKLNRILLTMQRRLVSAKTDMEDLIVRLNQEIAAKDFLTTKVKDLEVELETTKQKSKENLQQAILIERERFTQMQWDMEELRRKSLEMEMKLKSESGGNSSENLSKDAVVQQKDVLLQNLNAAKEQLEILSKQYGELEVKSKADVKILVKEVKSLRNTQKELKKELSESVKEKCETEKLIQQERERREQTETAWRELLQKSRLLFNQLQECDVNLPSEDEDRATMKSSSSSETFNQLAASDGQIDFLIREVENLGKDYGSGASSVDKTNKIKDGILCDDEVRKIIADLFMDNVRLRKQTNRITRQAFKLDMKENDASPTKNVTSI; this is encoded by the exons ATGATGCAGAGACGGAGTCCTCCGAAACATAGGCACGATGGGACTTCGCCGCTGCCACTCGGCATGGATTGGAGTCCCGCTCCTCGAAAATGG AATGGGCGAGATACAGTATGGCCACACAATCATCGTACTGGTTGGAGTTACTGTGTCACAATACCTTCTTGGGTTTTCATTCCGAAATCAAAGAATTCAGATCCTATAGTG GTTAAAAAGGAGTTTCCCAGGAAAAATATCCCTCCAGCACCACCCAAGGGACTCATGCGATTGAAAAGCCGGGCTTTGTTGGAAGAG AGAAAGTCCTCATTGGAGGAGTGGATCACCAAACTTTTGTCTGACATTGATATATCAAGGTGCGCTGCGGTGGCATCATTTCTTGAACTAGAAGCTGCTGCTAGATCCT CTTTCCAAGATGCAAGCCAGCAGAGCTCTGAATCAGATCCTGATTCCAATAACAGAGCTTATTCAGTTCAATCACCTCCCCATTCAAGCCTATCATTTGCTGCTGGAAGTTCATCTATTGCCTCTGATTATGGTAGTGATACGGCATATGAGCCATCTGAACTAGGAACTCCAAGAATTGGACGGGATGACAATTCTGAAGGCGGCACAGATGATCTAACAGTAGATGAAGAGATCACAAATCCAATGGAAAAGCTTATGAAATACGGTATATCAAATATTGATGAGGGTTTGTTCATGGGTCAGACTATTCTAGAGCAATTGGAAGGCCTTCCTAGGCATAAAGTAAATGCCAGACATGTCAATTATGTTACAGAGAAGGAAAAGAATAATGGTAATTCTTATAATGCTTCACATTTAGCTAATAATTCTATGGAGCTTTTCTCTGAGACTGAGCATGCTACTGTTATCAATCACACTCGCAAGCTTTCATCTGAGAGTATTGGGAGTGATGGTAGCTCAATACGAGGTAGTGATATGTCTAATTCTGGAATTCGAAATTCATCTGGTGATGGTTCTCATGACGTTCCTGGAGGTGCTATGGTTTCAAGACCAACAGATATTATGGGCCGTGCACAATCACAGTCTTCTGGTGATGGTCAAATAGTCCTTCCACTAGATCAACGCAATAAATTGAACAGGATTCTTTTAACCATGCAGCGAAGGCTAGTCAGTGCAAAAACTGATATGGAGGACCTTATAGTCAGATTAAATCAAGAGATAGCTGCAAAGGATTTCCTCACAACGAAG GTCAAGGATTTGGAAGTAGAACTTGAAACCACCAAACAGAAAAGTAAGGAGAACTTGCAGCAGGCTATTCTGATTGAGAGGGAAAGGTTTACGCAAATGCAGTGGGATATGGAGGAACTCCGGCGGAAGTCACTCGAAATGGAGATGAAACTGAAGTCCGAATCG GGTGGAAATTCAAGTGAGAATTTATCAAAGGATGCAGTTGTTCAGCAGAAAGATGTACTGTTGCAGAATTTAAATGCTGCTAAAGAGCAGCTGGAAATTTTGTCAAAACAGTATGGGGAGCTAGAAGTAAAATCAAAAGCAGATGTTAAGATTCTGGTTAAAGAGGTCAAATCTCTACGGAATACCCAAAAGGAGTTGAAGAAGGAGCTTAGTGAGTCAGTAAAGGAAAAGTGTGAAACTGAG AAACTTATTCAACAagaaagagagaggagggagcAGACAGAAACTGCTTGGCGAGAGCTGCTGCAAAAATCCCGGCTTCTTTTCAACCAGCTTCAAGAGTGCGATGTCAATCTTCCTAGCGAAGATGAAGATAGGGCAACAATGAAGAGTTCATCATCAAGTGAGACTTTTAATCAGTTAGCAGCATCTGATGGCCAAATTGACTTCCTAATACGAGAG GTAGAAAACTTAGGGAAGGACTACGGAAGTGGTGCTTCTAGTGTAGATAAAACCAATAAAATTAAAGATGGTATACTCTGTGATGATGAAGTGAGAAAGATCATTGCAGATTTGTTCATGGACAATGTTAGATTGAGAAAACAGACAAACCGCATTACAAGGCAAGCTTTCAAATTGGACATGAAAGAAAATGATGCTTCTCCTACGAAAAATGTAACAAGTATTTAG
- the LOC112707916 gene encoding PX domain-containing protein EREL1 isoform X1, with translation MMQRRSPPKHRHDGTSPLPLGMDWSPAPRKWNGRDTVWPHNHRTGWSYCVTIPSWVFIPKSKNSDPIVFYRVQVGIQSPDGITTLHVVLRRFNDFLKLFADVKKEFPRKNIPPAPPKGLMRLKSRALLEERKSSLEEWITKLLSDIDISRCAAVASFLELEAAARSSFQDASQQSSESDPDSNNRAYSVQSPPHSSLSFAAGSSSIASDYGSDTAYEPSELGTPRIGRDDNSEGGTDDLTVDEEITNPMEKLMKYGISNIDEGLFMGQTILEQLEGLPRHKVNARHVNYVTEKEKNNGNSYNASHLANNSMELFSETEHATVINHTRKLSSESIGSDGSSIRGSDMSNSGIRNSSGDGSHDVPGGAMVSRPTDIMGRAQSQSSGDGQIVLPLDQRNKLNRILLTMQRRLVSAKTDMEDLIVRLNQEIAAKDFLTTKVKDLEVELETTKQKSKENLQQAILIERERFTQMQWDMEELRRKSLEMEMKLKSESGGNSSENLSKDAVVQQKDVLLQNLNAAKEQLEILSKQYGELEVKSKADVKILVKEVKSLRNTQKELKKELSESVKEKCETEKLIQQERERREQTETAWRELLQKSRLLFNQLQECDVNLPSEDEDRATMKSSSSSETFNQLAASDGQIDFLIREVENLGKDYGSGASSVDKTNKIKDGILCDDEVRKIIADLFMDNVRLRKQTNRITRQAFKLDMKENDASPTKNVTSI, from the exons ATGATGCAGAGACGGAGTCCTCCGAAACATAGGCACGATGGGACTTCGCCGCTGCCACTCGGCATGGATTGGAGTCCCGCTCCTCGAAAATGG AATGGGCGAGATACAGTATGGCCACACAATCATCGTACTGGTTGGAGTTACTGTGTCACAATACCTTCTTGGGTTTTCATTCCGAAATCAAAGAATTCAGATCCTATAGTG TTCTACAGGGTGCAAGTTGGCATTCAGTCACCAGACGGGATTACAACACTGCATGTAGTACTTAGAAGGTTCAATGATTTTCTAAAGTTGTTTGCCGAT GTTAAAAAGGAGTTTCCCAGGAAAAATATCCCTCCAGCACCACCCAAGGGACTCATGCGATTGAAAAGCCGGGCTTTGTTGGAAGAG AGAAAGTCCTCATTGGAGGAGTGGATCACCAAACTTTTGTCTGACATTGATATATCAAGGTGCGCTGCGGTGGCATCATTTCTTGAACTAGAAGCTGCTGCTAGATCCT CTTTCCAAGATGCAAGCCAGCAGAGCTCTGAATCAGATCCTGATTCCAATAACAGAGCTTATTCAGTTCAATCACCTCCCCATTCAAGCCTATCATTTGCTGCTGGAAGTTCATCTATTGCCTCTGATTATGGTAGTGATACGGCATATGAGCCATCTGAACTAGGAACTCCAAGAATTGGACGGGATGACAATTCTGAAGGCGGCACAGATGATCTAACAGTAGATGAAGAGATCACAAATCCAATGGAAAAGCTTATGAAATACGGTATATCAAATATTGATGAGGGTTTGTTCATGGGTCAGACTATTCTAGAGCAATTGGAAGGCCTTCCTAGGCATAAAGTAAATGCCAGACATGTCAATTATGTTACAGAGAAGGAAAAGAATAATGGTAATTCTTATAATGCTTCACATTTAGCTAATAATTCTATGGAGCTTTTCTCTGAGACTGAGCATGCTACTGTTATCAATCACACTCGCAAGCTTTCATCTGAGAGTATTGGGAGTGATGGTAGCTCAATACGAGGTAGTGATATGTCTAATTCTGGAATTCGAAATTCATCTGGTGATGGTTCTCATGACGTTCCTGGAGGTGCTATGGTTTCAAGACCAACAGATATTATGGGCCGTGCACAATCACAGTCTTCTGGTGATGGTCAAATAGTCCTTCCACTAGATCAACGCAATAAATTGAACAGGATTCTTTTAACCATGCAGCGAAGGCTAGTCAGTGCAAAAACTGATATGGAGGACCTTATAGTCAGATTAAATCAAGAGATAGCTGCAAAGGATTTCCTCACAACGAAG GTCAAGGATTTGGAAGTAGAACTTGAAACCACCAAACAGAAAAGTAAGGAGAACTTGCAGCAGGCTATTCTGATTGAGAGGGAAAGGTTTACGCAAATGCAGTGGGATATGGAGGAACTCCGGCGGAAGTCACTCGAAATGGAGATGAAACTGAAGTCCGAATCG GGTGGAAATTCAAGTGAGAATTTATCAAAGGATGCAGTTGTTCAGCAGAAAGATGTACTGTTGCAGAATTTAAATGCTGCTAAAGAGCAGCTGGAAATTTTGTCAAAACAGTATGGGGAGCTAGAAGTAAAATCAAAAGCAGATGTTAAGATTCTGGTTAAAGAGGTCAAATCTCTACGGAATACCCAAAAGGAGTTGAAGAAGGAGCTTAGTGAGTCAGTAAAGGAAAAGTGTGAAACTGAG AAACTTATTCAACAagaaagagagaggagggagcAGACAGAAACTGCTTGGCGAGAGCTGCTGCAAAAATCCCGGCTTCTTTTCAACCAGCTTCAAGAGTGCGATGTCAATCTTCCTAGCGAAGATGAAGATAGGGCAACAATGAAGAGTTCATCATCAAGTGAGACTTTTAATCAGTTAGCAGCATCTGATGGCCAAATTGACTTCCTAATACGAGAG GTAGAAAACTTAGGGAAGGACTACGGAAGTGGTGCTTCTAGTGTAGATAAAACCAATAAAATTAAAGATGGTATACTCTGTGATGATGAAGTGAGAAAGATCATTGCAGATTTGTTCATGGACAATGTTAGATTGAGAAAACAGACAAACCGCATTACAAGGCAAGCTTTCAAATTGGACATGAAAGAAAATGATGCTTCTCCTACGAAAAATGTAACAAGTATTTAG
- the LOC112707918 gene encoding putative lipid-binding protein AIR1, which produces MASNKVIATILVLSLLAYSTLTHANCPPKKATPPPSPPVTPPPSPKPTPPTPTPSPKPTPPTPTTPCPPTPTPPPPSQEKCPKDTLKLGACADLLGLVNIIIGTPPSSKCCALIKGLADLEAALCLCTAIKANVLGINLNVPITLELILSACQKTVPPGFQCP; this is translated from the coding sequence atggCTTCAAACAAAGTTATTGCCACCATTTTGGTGCTCTCTCTCTTAGCCTACTCAACACTCACTCATGCCAATTGCCCACCAAAAAAAGCAACTCCACCACCTTCGCCGCCGGTGACGCCGCCACCGTCACCAAAACCAACACCACCAACTCCGACTCCGTCACCAAAACCAACACCCCCAACTCCTACCACTCCATGTCCACCAACTCCAACTCCACCTCCACCATCCCAAGAAAAATGCCCTAAAGATACCCTAAAGTTAGGTGCTTGTGCTGACCTTTTAGGGCTTGTTAACATCATTATTGGGACTCCACCATCAAGCAAGTGTTGTGCATTGATTAAGGGTTTGGCTGATTTGGAAGCAGCACTTTGCCTTTGCACTGCAATTAAGGCCAATGTGCTTGGAATCAACTTGAATGTGCCTATCACACTTGAATTGATCCTTAGTGCATGCCAAAAAACTGTCCCTCCTGGCTTCCAATGTCCTTAA